The Hypomesus transpacificus isolate Combined female unplaced genomic scaffold, fHypTra1 scaffold_48, whole genome shotgun sequence genome contains the following window.
ACGTGTGTGCCATTTCTGAAATAAATTTGCGTCGATATGTTCACTGTAGTGCTGTCTTCTGTGAGGTGTGGTCTTCGGCagtaatttgcatgttaactaacGCTAGATATCTTCTAAAGTCAATTTGCAtattaactagatatcttctaaagctaatttgcatgttaactagataccttctaaagctaatttgcatgttaactagatatcttgttggcaatagttactagtacttattgGTTTAGGGATATCTATGGCAGGccgttttaacatttatttctataaacgtactagtcactattttaaagttactagtacttattctttagttactagtaactaatccaatagttactagtatctattcccgttttactagtaagtttcattagatactgtaactattctttagtaactaatccaatagttactagtatctattcccgttttactagtaagtttcattagatactagtaactattctttagttactagtaactaatccaatagttactagtatctattcccgttttactagtaagttttcattagatactagtacctattctttagttactagtaactattcagACATATCCCAAAACcaataagtactagtaactattgccaacaagatatctagttaacatgcaaattagctttaGAAGATAtgtagttaacatgcaaattagatttagaagatatctagttaacatgccaATTAGCTTctgaagatatctagttaacatgcaaattagctgcCGAAGACCACACCTCACAGAAGACAGAAGACAGCACTACAGAGAAAATATCGACGAACCGATTTGAGAAAGGACGAAAATGCAGAGCATTAGAAAGAGCTTTCCAACAAGCTAACACAAGCCACGCCTAAGTGATGCCGATTGAGTCATCACTTGTGAATTTAAGAAGACTGGACGGTATTTTATCGGTTGAGACAATGCAAGAACTTGTTGCTAGCCTTGAAGAACTCCGAGCTCTCATCACCACAACACAGGCGATGTCAGGACAGCACAGCGAAGACGCCTTTTCAGCCCCTCGTATGCCCTCAGGTAACGTTTGGATTTCACTTTTAGAATAACATTACTCTTACAATGGTAATATGGTGGTTAGCCAAATATACCTTGTATTAGAGATCCCCGTAGGTTATTACTtaagctagcttgctaactgTGGAGCGCCAATGTTATCTACCTTGACTTTACAGTATTGTCTTTATTAGTTGCTAACGTTTCCTGACCATCTCTGCCCAACTTGTATCTCTAACTTATGTTCTCAGGCCAGCGAGGGAGACCTAAAATTGCCATAACAAGGCAGCAAATACAGTTCCTCGTGGGTCAAGGCTACACATTCAAGCGGATGAGACAGTTGCTGAAATGTTCAGCATCTTTTTTATATAAGAAAACCAGAGCGCTTGGATTACCAATTAGGAGTTCCAGGTCAAGAACCCTAACCAATGAGGAACTTGAAGATCATATAAGAAGACTTCACAGACAGTTTCCGAGATCTGGAAATGAGGTGACATTGTTATAAGTGTATTATAACTAATCAGTATTTTTGTAACATTTTCCTACACGTTTTCATTGTGAAAGtttgtaggcctatttgttTGCATTAATAAATAGACCGTGTTCATGCACTACCGCTCAAATGTTTAA
Protein-coding sequences here:
- the LOC124465389 gene encoding uncharacterized protein LOC124465389, with translation MPIESSLVNLRRLDGILSVETMQELVASLEELRALITTTQAMSGQHSEDAFSAPRMPSGQRGRPKIAITRQQIQFLVGQGYTFKRMRQLLKCSASFLYKKTRALGLPIRSSRSRTLTNEELEDHIRRLHRQFPRSGNEMMRALLRAEGFFVTRQRVRAMLTYIDPAAAARRWSATVARRTYHVPYPNSLWHMDGNTRLIRWGLVVHGAIDGYSRLVTYLNCNTNNKAVTVLTVFESNMPVWTPIQSSL